The Medicago truncatula cultivar Jemalong A17 chromosome 4, MtrunA17r5.0-ANR, whole genome shotgun sequence genome includes a region encoding these proteins:
- the LOC11434079 gene encoding uncharacterized protein — protein sequence MKLVWSPETALKAYIDTVKSVSTVQPQQQCEKFKESGVAELLSSMAAGWNAKFIVECYSHGGPIAASVGLAVAARNTGARHVCIVPDEGSRLQYTKALAEMGVTPPPEIVHGEAQTVIKSLDGLDFLVVDCRLRDFARVLKVAKVSTRGAVLACKNAWQRSNVSWFKWNMVLERGTRVVRSVFLPVGKGLDIAYIGSRIGGGAASSSASKSTPSRWIKLIDQKSGEEHLYRE from the exons ATGAAGCTTGTTTGGTCTCCAGAAACTGCCTTAAAAGCTTACATAGACACTGTTAAATCCGTAAGCACCGTTCAACCTCAACAACAA TGTGAGAAATTCAAGGAATCCGGAGTAGCTGAGCTTCTATCATCCATGGCAGCCGGATGGAACGCCAAATTCATCGTAGAATGTTACTCCCACGGCGGTCCAATAGCCGCAAGTGTTGGCCTAGCGGTTGCTGCTCGCAACACGGGTGCAAGACACGTGTGCATAGTCCCAGATGAAGGGTCAAGATTACAATACACAAAAGCCCTAGCCGAGATGGGTGTAACCCCGCCACCGGAGATAGTTCACGGTGAAGCGCAGACGGTGATCAAAAGTCTTGATGGGTTGGATTTTCTTGTGGTGGATTGTAGGCTTAGGGATTTTGCTAGGGTTCTTAAGGTTGCAAAAGTGAGTACTAGAGGGGCAGTTTTGGCATGTAAAAATGCATGGCAAAGGTCAAATGTTTCTTGGTTTAAATGGAATATGGTTCTTGAAAGAGGCACACGTGTGGTTAGATCGGTTTTTTTGCCTGTTGGAAAGGGTTTGGATATTGCTTACATAGGAAGTAGAATTGGTGGGGGTGCAGCTTCAAGTAGTGCTTCAAAGAGTACTCCTAGCCGTTGGATCAAACTCATAGATCAAAAATCAGGAGAAGAACATCTCTATAGAGAgtga